A single Methylomonas sp. AM2-LC DNA region contains:
- a CDS encoding response regulator has product MIKVLLVDDHELVRSGIEALLNAMDDITVIAACDCGEQALELIDKNPPDVILMDINMPGMGGLEACRRILNTLPEIKLIGLSAYDNGQVPRQLLRLGVEGFVSKGSPVIEMVDAIRAVMSGKRHIRSESIQASENSIFAKLSQRELEVAGLILQGKSIPDMADTLQINAKTVNTYRYRLYEKLNIKNDVELMHLAVKFNILNSEILN; this is encoded by the coding sequence ATGATAAAGGTGTTACTGGTTGACGATCACGAGCTAGTACGTAGCGGCATTGAAGCTTTGCTAAATGCTATGGATGACATTACTGTAATTGCTGCTTGTGACTGCGGTGAGCAGGCACTTGAGTTGATTGATAAAAATCCGCCTGATGTCATTTTGATGGACATCAATATGCCAGGGATGGGAGGGCTTGAGGCTTGTCGGCGTATCCTGAATACATTGCCAGAAATTAAGCTAATTGGTTTGTCAGCGTATGATAATGGTCAAGTTCCTAGGCAATTGCTAAGGCTCGGTGTGGAAGGATTTGTTTCTAAAGGTTCACCAGTCATTGAGATGGTGGACGCTATAAGAGCCGTAATGTCAGGTAAGCGACATATTAGGTCAGAATCTATTCAGGCCAGTGAAAATTCTATCTTTGCTAAACTTTCCCAGCGAGAATTAGAAGTGGCGGGTTTAATTTTGCAAGGTAAAAGTATTCCCGACATGGCAGATACTCTGCAAATAAATGCCAAAACAGTCAATACTTATCGCTATAGATTATACGAGAAATTAAATATAAAAAATGATGTGGAATTAATGCATCTGGCGGTAAAGTTTAATATTTTAAATAGCGAAATACTCAACTAA